The sequence GTACGATGATGGTCTCTGCACCACAGTCTTTGAACTGCAACTCCATCTCCCGCGGTGAGTACAGGGGATTGGTAGCTACCACTATGGCTCCCACCTTGAGCACAGCGTAGTAGCTGATGACGAACTGGGGACAATTGGGCAGGAGCAGGGCTACCCTATCACCCTTCTTGACCCCCATTTCCAGGAGGGCGTTGGCCAGCCTGTTAGTCTGCCGGTCCAGTTCCCCATAGGTCATAAACGATTCGTCGTTGAAAGCCCCGGGGAAGATGATAGCGTTACAATCTGTATAAACCTGCGCTGAATCCTCTAACAGTTGCTGCAGGGTGATATTGGGATAATTCATAGCATGAGGTACCCCAGGGTCATAGTTTTTAAGCCATATCTTCTCCACGGTGGCCTCCTCTCGTATCCTTTAACACATGTTGAGGGTGGAACCCAACTTCCCCCAAACCCCACCCGAAGAGTAACACCCTGCTACCTCTGGAGTTACATTACCATTACATGCGGTATCTACTTTTTATGGAAGTATTCAATTACTAATTGTCTCTTCGCAGCCAGTGAAGTGCCGGCAGTCGGTCAGGCGCATGGCTGAGACACCGACACCAGAGCCGGACCCGGCGATCATATGGTCAAGGTATTTTATGATTGTGTACCCGTAGCAGCAATAATACTCACCTACGCCATTTTAAAGCCTACTGGAAAATATCGCCTTTTTGCTAGCAGAGATATCTTCCCACCTCTATGATCCCGTCAGCAATGTCCCTCCTCAACTGAACGCCGTTTACAGGGGTGAACTGCGAGACCTTCCGCAGCGTCGCCAGTTGACTGTCAAGCGCCTCCCCCGTCTCCATTGCCGCCAGTATCTGACGGGCATAGCTCCTTACTCTAACCATGGCATCGTTCACGTAGAGCCGAACCATGTCAATCTTCATCTTGGACTGCTGCTCCCCGGAAGACTCGATAGACTTCAGCGCTCTCAGAAGACCGCTCTCCATGGCATATACCTCCTGGGCAATGTCAGACAGCAGTCCCAGGATCTCCTGCTCCTCCTCCAGGGCCATTCCGTACTTCTGCGCCGCACCACCACACAGGAACAGGAATATCTTCTTTGCCCTCTCGACGAGCCTACTCTGGTATCCCAGGAGACCATCGCCCGAAGCGGGAGAGAGAGGCCCCATTGCTGGCATCTCCTCTCTCACCTTCTCTGCCACGGACAGCAGTGGTATCTCGTTCTTCAATGCCTTCCTCACAAGCTGTCCGATGATGAGCAGCCGATTTATCTCATTTGTCCCCTCGAATATCCTGAATATCCGGTTATCCCGATAGATCCTTTCCACCGGGTATTCCTCACAATATCCGTAGCCCCCATATATTTGAACCGCCTCATCTCCCACATAGTCCAGTATCTCCGAGCAGTAGACCTTATTGATGGAGCATTCAACCACGTACTCAAATATGCTGTTTGCACTCTGGCGGCCGATGTCCTCTGCATTGCGGTCCACGGTGGCAAAGCTCGCGTCAATGAGCCCGCCGGTGCGATAGACCATGCTCTCCGCCATATATGTCTTTGTCGCCATCTCGGCGATCTTGTGTTTTATCAGCCCGAACTGGCATATGGGCTTACCGAACTGCACCCTTTCCTTGGAGTATCCCACGCTGCTCTCTATGGCCAGCTTGGCTACCCCTACCGATCCAGCGCCCAGCTTGAATCTGCCCAGGTTGAGAATGTTGAAGGCTACTATGTGTCCCCTGCCGATCTCATAGACAAGATTCTCCACCGGCACCTTGGCACCGTCGAGGAATATGCTGCACGTGGAGGAGCCGCGAAGCCCCATCTTCTTCTCCTCCGCCCCGAAGGATATCCCCTCGAAGTCCCTCTCCAATATGAAGGCAGTCATCTTGTCACCATCGATCTTGGCATAGGTGAAGATGATGTCGGCAAATCCACCATTGGTGACATACTGCTTGGTGCCACTGAGCTTATAGTATTTACCGTCGGGCGATAGAACCGCCGTGGTCTGTATCGCCATAGCGTCGGTGCCCGCCCCCGGCTCGGTAAGCGCATAGGCTCCGAGCTTTTCACCTGTAGCCAGAGATGGAAGGTACTTCTCCTTCTGTGCCTTGTTGCCAAAGAAGACAAGCGGCATCGAGCCGATGCCGGTGTGGTCATTTAACGCCAGCCCGAAGGAACCGGAAAGCGCCGAGTACTCGCAAACCAGCAGGGAGGCTATATAGTCCATCTCCGAGCCGCCGTATTCCTCCTCGATATCCACCCCCAAAAACCCCAGCTCCCCCGCCTTAAGCATCAGCTTGCGGGTGAGCTCCCAGTCTTTGTGCTCCAGCACATCTATATTGGGCACTATCTCATTCCTGATAAAGCTATCGACGGTTTTGATTAACATCAGGTGCTCTTCGCTGAAGTCCTCGGGCGTAAAAACCTCTGCAGCAGGCGTCTCTTCCATGAAAAATGAGCTGCCCTTTCTGATCGTCTTCTCTTTCATATCTTCCTCCTTACTTCTTTTTCACTAGTTAATTATACCTTCTATCCCCCTGCCACTTCCGGTGCACATGGCGAATACCCGTTGCCCTGATTCTTTACGGTGGCGCTGCGATAATAGCCTTTTACTCAGAGCTTGTCAAGTTGTTGTACTCGTCCAGTACATTAGTGACGCTATCCATCCCCATGGGGTTATGGTAATTCTACATTCCCGCCATTTCATCCCATGTTACTCTAAGCAAATCGAAGAATCTCAATGGAGATTCTTCGGTCGCTTAACTCCCTCAGAACGTACTAGGAGGTTTCTTCAAATAGCCCCGGGAAACGGTTACACCGTATCACTAATGATTTGACTTCCCCCCAGAACTTCAGCTTCAACTACCGCCTAGAAAATCCAGGACCTCTTTATTAAATCTTCCCCTCATCTCCATAAAAAATGCATGCGAGCCACCCTCAACCCTGACTAACCTGGCACCAGGTATCCTCTCTGCCAGCACCTCTGAAGAGCGAAACGGTATGAGCCTATCCCCGGTCCCAGCTATCACCAATGTAGGAGCTTTTATCTGGTGTAGCCTGTCCAGAGTACTATGAGCCATAGCAGCTTCTACCTGTCCGCTAATGGCCTGGACTTCCCGAAATCTAAGGTATATTTTCGTTAAGGGCACGAGAAACATCTTGAACAGCCTTTTATTAAAAGATAACGTGATTACTTCACTCATTATTCTTCGCATATCTACACTTCTGAGGTCCTTAATATCAGCCTCAGTGAAAGCGGAACCATGACCCATGTTTTCTACGGCACTGCCGTTAGCATGCCCTATCTCTGCAAAAGTGCTCGCCAGGATGAGCTTCCTCACCCTATCCGGGTAATTAATGGACATCTCCTGGGCAATTATGCCCCCTAAAGAGACCCCAAGTACGTGAGCTTTATCAACCCCGAGATAGTCCAGCAAAGCTCTGGTGTCATCCGCCATTGTCCTGACGGTATAGTGCTGGCTCGTTTTATCGCTCTTTCCCACACCCCTGTTATCCAATGTAATCACCCGGTAGTATTTGCTGAAAGCACGGGTTTGGAAAATCCAACCTGATCTAGCTCCACCAAGCCCCTGTATTAGGACCAGAGGCTCTCCCTGACCGCAAACATCATAATCGATATTGACTCCATTCACATTTGCTTTGGTCATTTTATATCACCCCCATTAGCACATTGACCGCTTTACCCGCCTTGCATCTGTAATTCCCTAACGTCACCATATATATATGTATATGTTTAATAACCGATTTCCCGTTCTTACTTCTACCACCTGCAGGTAGCTTTGTCAATACCACCAGCTCAGCCTTATATATCCCGCAAGTATGATACA comes from Dehalococcoidia bacterium and encodes:
- a CDS encoding alpha/beta hydrolase, which codes for MTKANVNGVNIDYDVCGQGEPLVLIQGLGGARSGWIFQTRAFSKYYRVITLDNRGVGKSDKTSQHYTVRTMADDTRALLDYLGVDKAHVLGVSLGGIIAQEMSINYPDRVRKLILASTFAEIGHANGSAVENMGHGSAFTEADIKDLRSVDMRRIMSEVITLSFNKRLFKMFLVPLTKIYLRFREVQAISGQVEAAMAHSTLDRLHQIKAPTLVIAGTGDRLIPFRSSEVLAERIPGARLVRVEGGSHAFFMEMRGRFNKEVLDFLGGS
- a CDS encoding acyl-CoA dehydrogenase family protein, whose product is MKEKTIRKGSSFFMEETPAAEVFTPEDFSEEHLMLIKTVDSFIRNEIVPNIDVLEHKDWELTRKLMLKAGELGFLGVDIEEEYGGSEMDYIASLLVCEYSALSGSFGLALNDHTGIGSMPLVFFGNKAQKEKYLPSLATGEKLGAYALTEPGAGTDAMAIQTTAVLSPDGKYYKLSGTKQYVTNGGFADIIFTYAKIDGDKMTAFILERDFEGISFGAEEKKMGLRGSSTCSIFLDGAKVPVENLVYEIGRGHIVAFNILNLGRFKLGAGSVGVAKLAIESSVGYSKERVQFGKPICQFGLIKHKIAEMATKTYMAESMVYRTGGLIDASFATVDRNAEDIGRQSANSIFEYVVECSINKVYCSEILDYVGDEAVQIYGGYGYCEEYPVERIYRDNRIFRIFEGTNEINRLLIIGQLVRKALKNEIPLLSVAEKVREEMPAMGPLSPASGDGLLGYQSRLVERAKKIFLFLCGGAAQKYGMALEEEQEILGLLSDIAQEVYAMESGLLRALKSIESSGEQQSKMKIDMVRLYVNDAMVRVRSYARQILAAMETGEALDSQLATLRKVSQFTPVNGVQLRRDIADGIIEVGRYLC